The following coding sequences lie in one Benincasa hispida cultivar B227 chromosome 6, ASM972705v1, whole genome shotgun sequence genomic window:
- the LOC120079659 gene encoding pentatricopeptide repeat-containing protein At5g16860, whose product MIHHYCGSYLNRVLSTSVQFYSTSTISPPTIPFISILKQCKTLINAKLAHQQIFVNGFTEIISYAVGAYIECGAFVEAVTLLQRLIPSHSTVFWWNALIRRSVRLGFLDDTLGFYCQMQRLGWLPDHYTFPFVLKACGEIPSFRCGASVHAIVCANGFESNVFICNSLVAMYGRCGALGDARQVFDEVLERKIEDIVSWNSILAAYVQGRESKTALRIAFRMANHYSFKLRPDAITLVNILPACASAFAPQHGKQVHGFSIRSGLVDDVFVGNALVDMYAKCSKMNEANKVFERMKEKDVVSWNAMVTGYSQIGSFDSALSLFKRMQEEDIALDVVTWSAVIAGYSQRGHGFEALNVFRQMQLCGLEPNVVTLVSLLSGCASVGALLHGKQTHAYAIKNILNLDWRDPGDDLMVLNGLIDMYAKCQSYRVARNIFDLIAGKDKDVVTWTVMIGGYAQHGEANDALELFAQIFKQETSLKPNAFTLSCALMACARLGALRLGRQLHAYALRHENESEVLYVANCLIDMYSKSGDIDAARAVFDNMKVRNSISWTSLMTGYGIHGCGEEALHVFDQMRQAGFVVDGITFLVVLYACSHSGMVDQGVNYFNGMIKCFGVTPGAEHYACMVDLLGRAGRLKDAMGLIKSMPMEPTAVVWVALLSASRIHSNIELGEYAASKLIELGAENDGSYTLLSNLYANARRWKDVARIRSLMKHTGIKKRPGCSWIQGKKSTTTFFVGDRSHPESDQIYNLLSELIKRIKDIGYVPQTSFALHDVDDEEKGDLLFEHSEKLAVAYGILTSAPGQPIRINKNLRICGDCHSALTYISMIIDHEIILRDSSRFHHFKKGSCSCRSYW is encoded by the coding sequence CACGGAGATAATCAGCTATGCCGTTGGCGCCTACATTGAGTGTGGTGCTTTTGTAGAAGCTGTAACACTCCTCCAACGTCTCATTCCGTCACATTCCACTGTTTTTTGGTGGAATGCACTGATTCGACGTTCTGTGAGACTTGGTTTCCTTGATGATACATTGGGTTTTTATTGTCAGATGCAGAGGCTCGGGTGGTTGCCTGACCATTACACCTTTCCTTTCGTTCTCAAGGCCTGTGGTGAGATACCGTCGTTTCGATGTGGTGCTTCAGTTCACGCCATAGTTTGTGCAAATGGGTTCGAATCGAACGTATTTATTTGTAATTCACTTGTGGCTATGTACGGGCGATGTGGGGCATTGGGTGATGCACGTCAAGTGTTTGATGAGGTGCTTGAAAGAAAGATAGAGGACATTGTGTCTTGGAACTCAATTCTTGCTGCTTATGTACAAGGTAGGGAGTCAAAAACTGCCCTTAGAATTGCTTTTCGAATGGCTAACCACTACAGTTTTAAACTTCGCCCAGATGCAATTACGCTTGTGAATATTCTTCCTGCTTGTGCGTCAGCATTTGCACCTCAACATGGTAAGCAGGTACATGGATTTTCAATACGAAGTGGATTGGTGGATGATGTATTTGTAGGCAATGCTCTCGTGGATATGTATGCCAAATGCTCGAAGATGAATGAGGCGAACAAGGTGTTTGAGCGGATGAAGGAGAAGGACGTGGTTTCTTGGAATGCTATGGTCACTGGGTATTCTCAGATCGGTAGCTTTGATAGTGCTCTCTCCTTGTTTAAGAGGATGCAAGAGGAAGATATTGCGTTAGATGTTGTAACGTGGAGTGCTGTAATTGCTGGGTACTCTCAAAGGGGGCATGGTTTTGAAGCCCTTAATGTATTTAGACAAATGCAGCTTTGTGGTTTGGAGCCCAATGTTGTTACTCTTGTGTCTCTTCTTTCAGGTTGTGCTTCTGTGGGAGCATTGCTTCATGGAAAGCAAACACATGCGTATGCCATAAAAAACATTCTCAACTTGGATTGGAGAGATCCAGGGGATGACTTGATGGTTCTCAATGGTCTAATTGATATGTATGCTAAATGCCAAAGCTACAGAGTTGCTCGCAACATTTTTGACTTGATAGCAGGAAAAGACAAGGATGTGGTGACTTGGACTGTGATGATTGGTGGGTATGCTCAGCATGGGGAAGCCAATGATGCATTGGAACTTTTTGCTCAAATATTTAAACAGGAGACCTCTTTAAAGCCTAATGCCTTTACTTTATCATGCGCATTGATGGCTTGTGCGCGTTTGGGTGCATTAAGGCTTGGAAGACAACTCCACGCCTATGCTTTGCGCCATGAAAATGAGTCTGAGGTTTTATATGTAGCCAATTGCCTCATTGATATGTATTCCAAATCGGGGGATATTGATGCTGCTCGGGCTGTGTTTGACAACATGAAAGTACGGAATTCCATTTCTTGGACTTCTTTGATGACGGGGTATGGCATTCACGGTTGTGGTGAAGAAGCTTTGCATGTTTTTGATCAAATGCGGCAAGCGGGTTTTGTAGTTGATGGCATTACCTTTCTTGTTGTTTTATATGCTTGTAGCCATTCTGGAATGGTGGATCAAGGCGTGAACTACTTCAATGGTATGATCAAGTGCTTTGGGGTTACCCCTGGAGCAGAACATTATGCATGTATGGTTGATCTCTTGGGCCGTGCAGGTCGTCTTAAGGATGCAATGGGACTCATTAAAAGCATGCCAATGGAGCCGACTGCAGTTGTATGGGTGGCACTACTAAGTGCTAGCAGAATCCATTCGAATATTGAGCTCGGGGAATATGCAGCAAGCAAATTGATAGAGTTAGGGGCAGAGAATGATGGTTCGTACACATTGCTTTCGAACTTGTATGCAAATGCACGACGTTGGAAAGACGTAGCTAGAATCAGGTCATTGATGAAGCATACGGGGATCAAGAAGAGACCGGGATGTAGTTGGATACAAGGGAAGAAAAGCACTACAACCTTCTTTGTGGGTGATAGAAGTCATCCAGAATCAGACCAAATATACAACCTTCTCTCTGAGTTGATTAAACGGATCAAAGACATCGGATATGTTCCTCAAACGAGCTTTGCTCTTCATGATGTTGACGATGAAGAGAAAGGTGATCTCTTGTTTGAGCATAGTGAGAAGTTGGCTGTTGCATATGGGATTTTAACATCAGCTCCAGGGCAGCCCATTCGAATAAACAAGAACTTGCGCATTTGCGGCGATTGCCACAGTGCCTTAACCTACATTTCCATGATTATTGACCATGAGATCATATTGAGAGACTCGAGTAGGTTCCATCATTTTAAGAAAGGCTCATGTTCTTGCAGAAGCTATTGGTGA